GATAATTTAATATATAAAGACTTTAACTTAGAAGTTAAAAACAATGAATTAATTTCTATTGTAGGAACAAGTGGAAGTGGTAAAAGTACTTTATTTGAACTTATTTCTAAAAACTTAAAACCTATAAAAGGAAGTATAAGCTCAAAAAAAGTATCTTGTATTTACCAAGACCCTTACAGTTCTTTTCATCCATCTTTTAAAATTATTGAACAAATTAAAGATGTGGTTAATCCCTTAGATTTAGAAGAAAAAATACAAGTTCTTTTAGAAAAACTAAATCTAACAAGAGAGATAATTACTAAAAAACCTCATGAATTAAGTGGTGGACAGCTTCAACGATGTTCTATTTTAAGAGCATTACTTATGGAACCTGATTTATTATTAGTAGATGAGCCTACCTCAGCTTTAGACAATATAGTCGCTATTGAAGTAATGAAACTATTAATAAATAATTTAGATAAATGTGGTATGCTTTTAATTACTCACGATAACAGTCTTGCCAACTGGAGCAGCGATAAAATTATTAATTTAAACGAATTACAAAAGGATTAAAACAAATGAACAAAACTCCTACAAAAGCACTAGTACTTTTAAATATGGGTGGGGCAAGAAATAAAAACGAATTAAAAATGTTTTTAACAAATATGTTCAATGACAAAAATATTTTAACTGTAAAAAGCAATCTACTTAGGTCATTTATTGCAAAGTTTATTGTTACTACAAGATTAAACTCAGCATGGGAAAACTATGAAGAGATAGGTGGATATTCACCACTTAATCCTCTTACGGAAAAACTTGTAGAAAAACTAAATAAAGAGCTACAAGAAGTAGAAACTTTCCAAGTTATGAGATATACACCTCCTTTTGCAGACGAGTGTATAAAACAATTAAAAGAAAAAGGTATTAAAGATGTAGTATTACTACCTTTATATCCTCAATACTCAACTACAACAACGAAGTCTTCATTAGAAGATTTTGAAGAAGTAGCAAAAAATGAGTTTAATCTTACAGTTATAGAACCATTTTATGAAAATGAAATTTATAATGATGCAATTATTAACTCTATTACAAAAGAAGTATCAAATGCTAGAAGTGAAGATTTTAACTTAATTTTCTCAGCCCATGGTTTACCTCAGAAGATTGTAGATGCAGGTGATCCATATGAGAAACAAGTAAATGACCACGTGGAAATACTATCACAAAAATTAGAGAAAAAAGGTATCAAATTTAAATCTATTTCTTTAGCTTATCAATCAAAGGTTGGACCATTAAAATGGTTAGAACCAGCATTAGATGACGAATTAAAAAGATATAAAGATGATAATGTACTAATCTACCCTATTGCCTTTATTGTTGATAACTCTGAAACAGACTTTGAATTAAGTATTGAATACAAAGAAGAAGCAGATGAAATAGGAATAAAAGATTATAGAGTTTGCAAATGTGTAAATGATGATGATATTTTTATTGAAGCAATAAAAGATATCACAAAACTCAATTGATATTTTAAGAATAAAAGACTAAGGGTATAAATGAAAATAGAAGATGTTCTTTTAAAACTAGCATATGATGCTATTAACTACGAGTTTGATAATACAGTTTTAATTGATAACTCTTTAAAAGAACAGTTTTCTATTCTTAATGAACAAAGAGCTACCTTTGTTACACTAAACCTAAACAATAATCTACGAGGTTGTATGGGCAGTTTAATAGCCCATAGAACACTTTTTGAAGACATCATCCATAATGCAAGAGCTGCAGCTTTTAGTGACTTTAGATTTAATAGACTTTCGC
The DNA window shown above is from Halarcobacter mediterraneus and carries:
- the hemH gene encoding ferrochelatase, translating into MNKTPTKALVLLNMGGARNKNELKMFLTNMFNDKNILTVKSNLLRSFIAKFIVTTRLNSAWENYEEIGGYSPLNPLTEKLVEKLNKELQEVETFQVMRYTPPFADECIKQLKEKGIKDVVLLPLYPQYSTTTTKSSLEDFEEVAKNEFNLTVIEPFYENEIYNDAIINSITKEVSNARSEDFNLIFSAHGLPQKIVDAGDPYEKQVNDHVEILSQKLEKKGIKFKSISLAYQSKVGPLKWLEPALDDELKRYKDDNVLIYPIAFIVDNSETDFELSIEYKEEADEIGIKDYRVCKCVNDDDIFIEAIKDITKLN
- a CDS encoding ATP-binding cassette domain-containing protein encodes the protein MNKDEAVLTINNLSFGYSKDNLIYKDFNLEVKNNELISIVGTSGSGKSTLFELISKNLKPIKGSISSKKVSCIYQDPYSSFHPSFKIIEQIKDVVNPLDLEEKIQVLLEKLNLTREIITKKPHELSGGQLQRCSILRALLMEPDLLLVDEPTSALDNIVAIEVMKLLINNLDKCGMLLITHDNSLANWSSDKIINLNELQKD